The Leucothrix mucor DSM 2157 DNA window TTTAGCGGAAAACCTCGAAGACTCAAAGCGTTGGCGTTTACAGTATATCGATGGTCTGATCCGTACCGATATTCTTGATTTTGAGCAGGTTCACGACTTTCGGGCTATTCAACTAACCCTTGAGTTACTGCAAACTCGAGTAGGGTCACCGCTTTCCTATTCGAGCCTAGCGAGGGATGTTGGCGTTTCACCGAATACCATCAAGCGTTACATTGAAATTTTTGAAGCGCTTTACATCATATTCAGAGTAACGCCGTACCACCGTAATATTGCCCGTTCTCTGCAAAAAGACGCGAAGATTTACTTCTTTGATAACGGCATGGTGAAAGGCGATAACGGTATTAAGTTTGAGAACCTCGTTGCGATCAGTTTACTGAAACACCTGAATGCGATCGAAGACTATCAGGGCAAGCGCACCGCTTTAAGAATGTTGCGAACTAAAGAGCAAAAAGAAATCGACTTTGTGCTGGTCGTCGATGATGAGCCGGTGCAGATGCTTGAAATTAAATTGTCCGACCCCTCAGTGAGTCCTTCACTACGCTACTTCCATGAGAAATATAAGATTCCAGCGGTGCAGCTCGTCAAAAATCTACGGCATGAGCGCTTGGATGGTGGTATAGAAGTACGGCGTGCGTTTGATTACTTAGAGCAGTTAGAGCTGTAACGTATCTGCCCTTAACTGCCCAACACACTCCGCAAAAACTCCTGAGTCCGCGCTTTCTTAGGGTTCGAGAAAATCATTTCCGGTGGACCTTCTTCCAGAATTTCACCCTTATCCAAAAAGCACACCTTATCCGCCAATTCCCGCGCAAAGCTCATCTCATGAGTCGCCAGTACCATGGTCATGCCTTCGCGATGCAGCTGCCGTAATACATCCAGCACTTCAGCCACTAACTCAGGATCAAGCGCTGAGGTTATCTCGTCAAACAGCATCATTTTCGGCTTCATGGCGAGCGCCCGAATCACCGCTACGCGTTGCTGCTGACCACCGGATAATTGATCTGGATAGTTATCCATGCGATCACTCAAGCCGAAGCGTTTGAACAGCTCTTCAACTTCCGGCTGCAACTCTGCGCGACTGCGTTTGTGAATGCGGCGGGGTGCCAGCATGACATTCTCAATCGCCGTCATATGTGGGAATAGGTTATAGCTTTGAAACACAATACCAATTTGCTGGCGAATCGGCTGCGGGTCTAAACCCGGTACGGAAATATCATTGCCATCCAGCAAAATTTCGCCATCGTCGATATCTTCCAGCAGATTCATACAGCGCAGCAGGGTCGATTTACCCGAGCCGGATGCGCCGATCAGGCAGACCATTTCGCCATCGTTAATGGTGAGATTAATGCCCGAGCACACTTTGCGCTCGCCGAAGCTTTTGTGAATATTGATCAGTTGTAACTTGCTCATAACGCTTAACTTCGTGCTTGCTGTTGCTTAGCCATTAAACGATCGGCAAAGCGGGTGGCGGGAATGGTGACGATCAGGAAGATGACCGCAGCGGCAACATAGGGCGTGAAATTGGCATACAGCGATTTATACACACCGGCCTGACGCAGAATTTCGACCGGCCCAATAAATGACAGCAGCGCCACGTCCTTTTGCAGGGCGATAAACATATTCATATTGGCCGGCACCACGCGGCGAATCGCTTGCGGCAACACCACAAAGCGCATGGTATCGCTGGGGGATAAACCTAAGGATTCGGCGGCGGCCCGCTGCGAGCTATGCACTGACTCAATACCTGAGCGGAAAATCTCGGCCACGTAGGCCGAATAGGTGAGAATCAGCGCTAGCGAGCCCCAAATATAAGGGCTGTTCCATGGGCGCGGCAAGCCAAGCCCCGGCACACCAAAGCCAATCAGATAAACGATTAGCACTACCGGAATTCCGCGCAACACATCGGTATACACCGCTCCAAATAAACGCAGCGGGTAGAGCGCCGGTGAGCGTGCATCGCGACACAGTGCAATGAGCAACCCGAGAATGGCAATTAGCGGCGCGCACCACAGAAAGATCATCACATCCAACATAAACGCTTCGAGTAATGTCGGGAAGGTTTTAATGAAAATCTCAGCGTTAAAAAAGCTCTTTTTAACCGCTTCCCAGCCTGGCGCTAGTGGGACCAGAAAATAGCACAGCGCCACCACTGCCATCGTACTAATGACGGCAATGATGGTGCTGCGTTGTTGCACACGTTTCGCGTGCGCCTGTCTTAAGGTTAGCATAGGTCTATTTGATTAGAGGAACACTGGTTGTTTGCTGCAGCCACTCAGCTTCGATGCTGGCCAATTTGCCATCGGCGATCATGGCTTCCAGCGCTTCGTTTACACAGTTTTTCAGCGGATTGCCTTCTGCGAATAACATGCCGAACTGGTCTGGATTTTCGCTGCGCTCTGCCGGGAATTGGCCAAGTACCACGCCGTCATCCAATACCGCTGCACCTAAATAAAGTGCGGTCGGTAAGTCGAATAATGCGGCATCGATTTGATTCGCTTTCATTGCTGCAACCACGTCATTATTGTCGTTGTATAACAGTGGTTTGTCGCTAGGCTCGATTAACGTGTTAATCATTGGTAGGCCAGTCGTGGCAGCACTCGCGCCCCACAGTAAACCTTTTAATGATTCCAGTTCTGGCTTAGCGCCTTTTTCTTGGATTGGCTTGCGAGTCAGTACGGCCATTGCGGCAGAGTAGTAAGGGATGGAGAAATCGACGACTTTTTCGCGGTCTTCAGTGATTGAGAACTGCTGTAAGTTGAAGTCAAAATTCTTGTCGCCAGGCTGGATAGAGGCATCGAAAGAGGCCGTGGTCCATTCTACTTTATCTTTATCAAAACCCATGCGTGCAGCTACTTCGTAAGCCACGGCAGACTCAAAGCCTTTTCCTGTCGTTGGGTCGTTATCGATCATCCAAGGGAAGTAGGATGGGTTGCCAGTAGCAATGGTTAATACGCCATCTTTCAGGGTGTTACCTGCGGCGCAACTGTCGGCCGCAAAGGCTGAACCAGTGCTTAGGGCCAGGCCTAGACAAACGGCTGCGGTGCTAATTGATGATTTTAAGAACATGTGAGACTCCGAGGCTGTAGAGAACGGGATATCGTTACCGATATGGTGAAGCTTGTCCAGAAGATTGAGCTGCTCCACAAAGGCCACTTACTCCTTTTAGATAGATTGAGTTCGATGTTTGCGAACCACCCGAAACGTAATATTAATCCGATCCTGCCCGAGTGTCGGATGATAGTCCGCCTTAATTGGCAGCACACCATGAAAGCACAATCGCGATACGCCACCCCAAACCACCACATCACCATGCGCTAGCGGGACTTTGACCGTCTTATCCGAACGCTGCATTCCGCCAAATAAAAACATGGCTGGCACGCCCAGTGAAACCGATACAATCGGCGCACTCAAATCCTGCTCATGCCGATCCTGATGCAATGACATTTTCGAGCCAGGTGCATAGCGGTTAATCATACAGCTATCTGGATGAAATTCAGAATACCCAGCCTCACGCGCAGCCTGCTGCCCAATTTCCCGAAGTACCGCTGGCATCTCTGGCCAGTCTCTGCCGGTTTGCGGATCTTGTCTTGCATAGCGATAACCTTGCGGGCCGCTCACCCAGCCTAAATCCCCACAACACGTAATCGCTGCGGACATTGTATAGCCGCCCGGCGTTTGAATATGCCGGAAGGGCGACTGCTCTGTGACTGTCTCAATCGCTGCAATAATCTCAGGCGCTTGAGCCACCGCATATTGGCGTAGGATTAGCGCATCCTCAGCAATCGTTTCAGTCCAGGTTTCGCCATTATGGCTAAGGTCAAATAAGTCTCCATTCATGGTTCTGTTGTAACGCATTTTATGAATAAGCGCCATTCTACAAGTAAGATGTTGTGGTCATTGTTGGCTGAGCTTGCCTGCTAATGTTGCACTGCACACTGTTTGCTCTCATACTGCTTCGTGATTATTGACCAAGGGATTATGGCTTGAATCATTCTGCAACTTTCGCCATGATTCGAGCTCAAAACCTCCCCTATTTACGACTAAAGCCACGGAGCTTGAAAGATAATGATGATTTCCAAACGTTCGTTTGTTAAACGTGTGTTGTTAAGTGTAATAGCTGGTAGCTTGCTGGGTGCTGCAACGGTACAGGCAGATGAGCCAAGAACTTTATTCTTCTCTGCGATTCCTGATCAGGATGAGTCTCGTTTAATGGAGCGTTTTGGCAAAGTTGCCGATTATCTGACTGAGCGTTTAGGCGTTCCGGTTAAATACGTTCCAGTAAAATCGTATGCAGCCGCAGTGACTAGTTTCCGTAATGATCAGCTGCAACTGGCATGGTTCGGTGGTTTATCTGGCGTGCAAGCGCGCATGGTAACGCCAGGTTCTCAAGCCATTGCACAAGGTGCTGAAGACCCGGTTTTCTACTCTTACCTTATCGCTCATAGCAGCACCGGCCTGAAAGCCTCTGATGATTTCCCAAAAGAAATCGCCGGTAAGACCTTTACCTTTGGGTCTAAAGGATCTACTTCTGGCCGTTTGATGCCTGAGTACTACATCCGTAAAAACTTAGATGAAAGCCCGGATGATGCATTTAAAAGCGTTGGTTTCAGTGGTAACCATTCCCGCACGATCGAGCTAGTTGAAAGCGGTGCGTATGAAGTGGGCGCGGTGAACTATCAAGTGTGGGACACCATGCTGGCTGAAGATAAAATCGATACCGATCAAGTGTCTGTTATCTGGAAAACACCAGCATACCCTGATTACCAGTGGACTATCCGTGGTGATGTAGATGCGAGCTGGGGTGAAGGCTTCTCTGAAAAAGTGAAAACGGCACTGCTTGAAATGGATGCGCCAGAGTTACTGGAAGCGTTCCCACGTAGCAAGTTCATCAGCGCGAGCAATGAAGACTACCTGCCGATTGAAGAAACAGCGAAGGCGATTGGCCTGCTGGACGAGTAATCAACGATGAGTGCTTCGGTATTGCTGGATTTGGTCAACGCCGAAGCGCGTTATCAGGATAAGCTCGCGTTAAGCGGCATCAATTTGCGACTGTATCGGGGCCAGAAAGTGGCCTTGGTCGGTCGCAGTGGTTCCGGTAAATCGACCCTATTGCGGCTGATTTACGAGAAATTACCCGATAATACGGCGCTAGTGCCTCAGGATGAGGGCTTGGTGCAAACGTTGTCGGTGTATCACAATGTGTATATGGGGCGGCTGAGCCAGCACGCTGCTTTATATAATCTCGCCAACTTGGTTAAGCCATTTAAGTCACACGTTGCTGAAGTGCGCGATGTGCTTGAGCGAGTGCAGCTGACAGATAAATGCTTTGAACCGGTTGGTCAGTTATCTGGTGGTCAACGTCAGCGTACTGCGATTGCCCGTAGCTTGTATCAAGGCGGGGAATTGCTACTGGCCGATGAGCCCGTCTCGGCAGTCGATGAGCAACAATCCCGACGCATTCTGGAAGCGCTGTGTGATGACTTTCCTTCGGTCATTATGGCACTGCATGATACGACCTTGGCAGTGGCCTATTGCGA harbors:
- the alkB gene encoding DNA oxidative demethylase AlkB, translated to MRYNRTMNGDLFDLSHNGETWTETIAEDALILRQYAVAQAPEIIAAIETVTEQSPFRHIQTPGGYTMSAAITCCGDLGWVSGPQGYRYARQDPQTGRDWPEMPAVLREIGQQAAREAGYSEFHPDSCMINRYAPGSKMSLHQDRHEQDLSAPIVSVSLGVPAMFLFGGMQRSDKTVKVPLAHGDVVVWGGVSRLCFHGVLPIKADYHPTLGQDRINITFRVVRKHRTQSI
- a CDS encoding amino acid ABC transporter permease — translated: MQQRSTIIAVISTMAVVALCYFLVPLAPGWEAVKKSFFNAEIFIKTFPTLLEAFMLDVMIFLWCAPLIAILGLLIALCRDARSPALYPLRLFGAVYTDVLRGIPVVLIVYLIGFGVPGLGLPRPWNSPYIWGSLALILTYSAYVAEIFRSGIESVHSSQRAAAESLGLSPSDTMRFVVLPQAIRRVVPANMNMFIALQKDVALLSFIGPVEILRQAGVYKSLYANFTPYVAAAVIFLIVTIPATRFADRLMAKQQQARS
- a CDS encoding ABC transporter substrate-binding protein produces the protein MFLKSSISTAAVCLGLALSTGSAFAADSCAAGNTLKDGVLTIATGNPSYFPWMIDNDPTTGKGFESAVAYEVAARMGFDKDKVEWTTASFDASIQPGDKNFDFNLQQFSITEDREKVVDFSIPYYSAAMAVLTRKPIQEKGAKPELESLKGLLWGASAATTGLPMINTLIEPSDKPLLYNDNNDVVAAMKANQIDAALFDLPTALYLGAAVLDDGVVLGQFPAERSENPDQFGMLFAEGNPLKNCVNEALEAMIADGKLASIEAEWLQQTTSVPLIK
- a CDS encoding ATP-binding cassette domain-containing protein, translated to MSASVLLDLVNAEARYQDKLALSGINLRLYRGQKVALVGRSGSGKSTLLRLIYEKLPDNTALVPQDEGLVQTLSVYHNVYMGRLSQHAALYNLANLVKPFKSHVAEVRDVLERVQLTDKCFEPVGQLSGGQRQRTAIARSLYQGGELLLADEPVSAVDEQQSRRILEALCDDFPSVIMALHDTTLAVAYCDRVIGLQDGKIILDQASNELSAADLSQLYDD
- a CDS encoding ATP-binding protein codes for the protein MKRIQEALVKKDLARKMVFLTGPRQVGKTSLAKAIAKDYKSSVYLNYDSLDDRRIINDSAWLPSTQLLILDELHKMPEWKNYLKGLYDTKPEHLQILVTGSARLETFRQSGDSLAGRFFRHRLNPLSLAEIPDADEHSLELLLERGGFPEPYLAENLEDSKRWRLQYIDGLIRTDILDFEQVHDFRAIQLTLELLQTRVGSPLSYSSLARDVGVSPNTIKRYIEIFEALYIIFRVTPYHRNIARSLQKDAKIYFFDNGMVKGDNGIKFENLVAISLLKHLNAIEDYQGKRTALRMLRTKEQKEIDFVLVVDDEPVQMLEIKLSDPSVSPSLRYFHEKYKIPAVQLVKNLRHERLDGGIEVRRAFDYLEQLEL
- a CDS encoding putative selenate ABC transporter substrate-binding protein gives rise to the protein MMISKRSFVKRVLLSVIAGSLLGAATVQADEPRTLFFSAIPDQDESRLMERFGKVADYLTERLGVPVKYVPVKSYAAAVTSFRNDQLQLAWFGGLSGVQARMVTPGSQAIAQGAEDPVFYSYLIAHSSTGLKASDDFPKEIAGKTFTFGSKGSTSGRLMPEYYIRKNLDESPDDAFKSVGFSGNHSRTIELVESGAYEVGAVNYQVWDTMLAEDKIDTDQVSVIWKTPAYPDYQWTIRGDVDASWGEGFSEKVKTALLEMDAPELLEAFPRSKFISASNEDYLPIEETAKAIGLLDE
- a CDS encoding amino acid ABC transporter ATP-binding protein, with product MSKLQLINIHKSFGERKVCSGINLTINDGEMVCLIGASGSGKSTLLRCMNLLEDIDDGEILLDGNDISVPGLDPQPIRQQIGIVFQSYNLFPHMTAIENVMLAPRRIHKRSRAELQPEVEELFKRFGLSDRMDNYPDQLSGGQQQRVAVIRALAMKPKMMLFDEITSALDPELVAEVLDVLRQLHREGMTMVLATHEMSFARELADKVCFLDKGEILEEGPPEMIFSNPKKARTQEFLRSVLGS